Proteins co-encoded in one Terriglobales bacterium genomic window:
- the thrC gene encoding threonine synthase, which produces MKLARAANASMTETARLVCIGCGQEQSELAADFRCTNCRDLLEVNCRVFDDRRDLESGGNLKALWVRRRTSLAPADLSGVWRFRELLPIVARIDEVVTLHEGNTPIYELPRSARSAGVNGLLAKHQGMNPTGSFKDTGMTAALSVAREKGFRWVACASTGNTSASMAAYAARAGMRSLVLIPEGKIAWGKLAQSLEYGALTCQLRADFDGCMRVLGEVIHRYPIYLLNSVNPYRIEGQKTAAVELMEQLEWRVPDHIVAPGGNLGNSSALGKGLLEMVKLGLIERLPRLHVIQAEGANALVRTVRETGGKRLISVAAETMATAIRIGNPASWKKAVRVLEATCGMVEQVSEAEIAIAKAEIGEDGIGCEPASAATLAGLKKLVAQGHVKPDEKTVLILTGHVLKDPEYTFKFHQGSLLEGEDSGRKLERELRQHQRAPVVLDAKADEVLRVLESNS; this is translated from the coding sequence ATGAAACTGGCCAGAGCTGCAAATGCGAGCATGACTGAAACCGCGCGTCTGGTATGCATTGGCTGCGGTCAGGAACAGTCTGAGCTGGCTGCGGACTTCCGCTGCACCAACTGCCGGGATCTGCTGGAGGTCAATTGCAGGGTCTTTGACGATCGGCGGGATCTGGAATCGGGCGGCAACCTCAAAGCGCTATGGGTTCGGCGCAGGACATCGCTGGCGCCCGCCGACCTGAGTGGAGTCTGGCGCTTTCGTGAGTTGCTGCCCATCGTGGCGCGCATCGACGAGGTGGTTACACTACACGAGGGTAATACGCCCATCTACGAATTGCCGCGCTCGGCCCGCAGTGCCGGTGTGAACGGTCTGCTGGCGAAGCATCAGGGAATGAATCCCACGGGATCGTTCAAAGATACGGGCATGACGGCGGCACTGTCGGTGGCGCGGGAAAAAGGTTTTCGCTGGGTGGCATGCGCGTCCACAGGAAATACATCGGCCTCCATGGCGGCCTACGCCGCGCGGGCCGGTATGCGCAGCCTGGTGCTGATCCCGGAAGGGAAGATAGCCTGGGGAAAGCTGGCGCAGTCGCTGGAATACGGAGCGCTGACCTGCCAATTGCGCGCCGATTTTGATGGCTGCATGCGGGTGCTGGGCGAGGTGATCCATCGCTACCCGATATATCTGCTGAATTCCGTAAATCCGTACCGGATCGAAGGACAGAAAACCGCCGCCGTGGAGCTGATGGAACAGCTGGAGTGGCGCGTGCCGGATCACATCGTGGCGCCCGGCGGAAACCTGGGAAACTCCTCGGCGCTGGGAAAGGGCCTGCTCGAGATGGTGAAGCTCGGGCTGATCGAACGTCTGCCGCGGCTGCACGTGATCCAGGCAGAAGGCGCGAATGCGCTGGTGCGAACGGTGAGGGAGACCGGAGGAAAGCGGCTGATCTCCGTTGCCGCGGAAACGATGGCTACGGCAATCCGTATCGGTAATCCTGCTTCCTGGAAGAAGGCGGTCCGAGTGCTGGAAGCGACGTGCGGGATGGTGGAGCAGGTTTCGGAGGCGGAAATTGCGATTGCCAAGGCGGAAATTGGCGAGGATGGCATCGGTTGCGAACCGGCCTCCGCGGCGACGCTTGCGGGATTAAAAAAACTGGTCGCGCAGGGGCACGTTAAGCCGGACGAGAAGACGGTTTTGATTTTGACCGGACATGTGCTGAAGGATCCGGAGTACACCTTCAAGTTTCATCAGGGATCGCTGCTGGAAGGCGAGGATTCTGGCAGGAAGCTGGAGCGGGAACTGCGGCAGCATCAAAGGGCACCAGTGGTTTTGGATGCGAAGGCGGATGAGGTTCTGCGAGTGTTGGAGAGTAATAGTTGA
- the thrB gene encoding homoserine kinase has product MSDLVTMRLPATSANLGPAFDAVAVALNLHLEIEARPAGVFAVSAEGRDRELCGNLRRHLILETYTEILSANRKEVVPLSLHIRNQIPLGKGLGSSAAARLAAIALANHFGKLGWQESRILDEAAVREGHPDNVAACWLGGLVAAAMPSCRETEESAVQAVRFSTPVKWPILAVLPPNPLSTEAARNVLPEVYPRSDVVSNLQRSLLLVGAWEQGNAGMMGAALRDRLHEPYREKLCPLLPAMRELAGQDGILGVVLSGAGPAVLMILETGSDEELVLMRVKHTAMEQGSEVEAIVTEVEERGARESAEMVSG; this is encoded by the coding sequence GTGAGTGATTTGGTCACAATGCGGCTGCCGGCGACCTCGGCGAATCTGGGGCCGGCGTTTGATGCTGTGGCGGTCGCACTCAATCTTCATCTGGAGATTGAAGCGAGGCCGGCGGGAGTGTTTGCGGTTTCGGCCGAGGGCCGCGATCGAGAGCTGTGCGGAAACCTGCGCCGGCATCTGATTTTGGAAACCTATACCGAGATTCTCTCCGCGAATCGCAAGGAGGTAGTGCCGCTCTCGTTGCACATACGTAATCAGATTCCATTGGGGAAGGGATTGGGGTCGTCGGCTGCGGCGCGGCTTGCAGCCATCGCTCTGGCCAATCACTTTGGGAAACTGGGCTGGCAGGAGAGCCGGATTCTTGATGAGGCAGCGGTACGCGAAGGCCATCCCGATAACGTAGCCGCCTGCTGGCTTGGCGGGCTGGTGGCAGCGGCAATGCCCTCGTGCAGGGAAACGGAAGAATCGGCGGTGCAGGCGGTGAGATTTTCGACGCCAGTCAAGTGGCCGATCCTGGCTGTGCTTCCGCCCAATCCGCTCTCTACGGAAGCTGCGCGCAACGTGCTTCCGGAGGTGTATCCGCGCAGCGATGTGGTGAGCAATCTGCAGCGGTCGTTGCTCCTGGTGGGAGCGTGGGAGCAGGGAAATGCGGGGATGATGGGTGCGGCTTTGCGCGATCGCCTGCACGAGCCTTATCGGGAAAAGCTATGTCCGCTGCTTCCCGCGATGCGCGAATTGGCAGGCCAGGATGGGATTCTGGGAGTGGTACTGAGTGGCGCTGGACCAGCTGTGCTGATGATCCTGGAGACGGGCTCCGACGAGGAACTTGTTCTGATGCGGGTCAAGCATACCGCCATGGAGCAGGGTTCAGAAGTGGAAGCTATCGTTACCGAGGTGGAAGAGCGAGGGGCGCGGGAGAGCGCAGAAATGGTAAGCGGGTAA
- a CDS encoding Gfo/Idh/MocA family oxidoreductase, with product MIRFGILGFGLHAVKRLIPGFRAAKRCRVTALSRRDPEKARASATQFDIPYAFSSAEELCRCPEVDAVFVTTPNACHRDDVLLALRCGKPVLCEKPMAIDADQCREMVEGAHRARLLLGVAQVFRFHETLAWMRARIAASEIGKPVFARSEFFYPGRSHPRTWLTDKSIAGGGPVADVGVHCIDALRFVLLDEAVRVHTRGVSDAESGDVESAAILSLLFRKGTLATVMVSTRTQYRTPMEFIGEEGEIFADDALSVEHPVRVELSSNDQVIACEELSNHFSYTRQVDAFAASLEERIPFPATGEDGWQNQLVLDAAYRSMQSGQMETIQVL from the coding sequence ATGATCCGCTTCGGCATCCTCGGCTTCGGTCTGCACGCTGTAAAACGCCTGATTCCCGGCTTCCGTGCGGCTAAGCGCTGCCGCGTCACCGCTCTCTCCCGCCGCGATCCGGAGAAAGCCCGGGCTTCGGCCACACAATTTGACATCCCGTACGCTTTTTCTTCCGCTGAAGAATTGTGTCGCTGTCCCGAAGTGGACGCGGTCTTCGTCACCACTCCCAACGCCTGCCATCGTGATGACGTTCTCCTCGCCCTGCGCTGCGGCAAACCTGTGCTCTGCGAAAAACCGATGGCCATCGATGCCGACCAATGCCGCGAGATGGTTGAAGGTGCCCATCGTGCCCGCCTGCTGCTCGGTGTGGCCCAGGTGTTTCGCTTCCACGAGACTCTCGCCTGGATGCGGGCTCGAATCGCCGCCAGCGAGATTGGCAAACCTGTATTCGCGCGCTCGGAATTTTTCTATCCTGGTCGCAGTCACCCTCGAACCTGGCTTACGGATAAATCCATTGCCGGCGGCGGTCCCGTTGCCGACGTGGGCGTCCATTGTATCGATGCTCTTCGCTTTGTATTGCTGGACGAAGCCGTCCGGGTGCACACCCGTGGTGTTTCGGACGCGGAATCAGGTGATGTGGAGTCCGCGGCGATACTGAGCTTGCTCTTCCGCAAAGGCACGCTCGCGACGGTGATGGTCTCCACTCGAACCCAATATCGCACTCCTATGGAATTCATTGGCGAAGAAGGCGAGATTTTCGCCGATGATGCACTAAGCGTCGAGCATCCGGTCAGAGTCGAGCTGAGTAGCAATGATCAGGTGATCGCCTGCGAGGAACTTTCCAACCACTTCTCCTATACTCGACAAGTCGATGCCTTCGCCGCTTCCCTCGAAGAGCGCATTCCCTTCCCCGCTACCGGAGAAGATGGCTGGCAAAACCAACTCGTCCTCGATGCCGCCTATCGCAGCATGCAAAGCGGCCAGATGGAAACGATCCAGGTGCTGTAG
- a CDS encoding sigma-54 dependent transcriptional regulator has protein sequence MAKSPSIMVVDDEPTMLRYLRTLLEVEGYRVETATDGSEAVQRLQAGTVPDLVLLDVLMPVLDGLQTLEQLRSMHPQLKVVMLSCVSDTRKVVQAIRLGAQDYLTKPFQKADLDAVIEQCLGNRDKVPHLHGEIEDLGDDVFFVAASPAMRKIRSQAKLVANVDIPVLLLGESGTGKEVVARLIHKYSPRAHRTFLKVNCAAVPADLLESELFGYEPGAFTGATHSKPGKFELCNKGTILLDEIGEMPPQLQAKLLHVLQDQQFSRLGSRTVIKVDVRILAATNIDIPTAIADKKLREDLFYRLNGFTINLPPLRNRREEIGLLLKHFISQVAEHYGRAPLPVTPHLLEACEQYHWPGNLRELGNFVKRYLILADEEMAIAELQMASAVDKSSMGEVGSSSRDGLKGIVRGVKDEAEIEAITKALEQTNWNRKKAALLLKISYKALLYKIRQYDIQRVGSSVN, from the coding sequence ATGGCGAAGTCCCCCTCTATCATGGTGGTTGACGACGAGCCGACGATGCTCCGCTACTTGCGTACCCTGCTCGAAGTCGAGGGCTATCGCGTGGAGACGGCCACCGATGGCTCGGAAGCTGTGCAGCGTTTGCAGGCCGGTACGGTTCCCGATCTCGTTCTGCTCGATGTCCTCATGCCCGTGTTGGATGGTCTGCAGACACTGGAACAATTGCGCTCCATGCATCCCCAGCTCAAGGTGGTCATGCTCTCTTGCGTGAGCGATACCCGCAAGGTGGTTCAGGCTATCCGGCTAGGAGCCCAGGATTATCTCACCAAGCCATTTCAAAAAGCAGACCTGGACGCGGTAATCGAGCAATGCCTGGGCAATCGCGACAAGGTCCCCCACCTCCACGGTGAGATTGAGGATTTGGGCGACGATGTCTTTTTCGTCGCCGCCAGTCCGGCCATGAGGAAGATTCGCTCGCAGGCGAAACTCGTAGCCAACGTGGATATCCCCGTGTTGTTGCTGGGCGAAAGCGGCACGGGCAAGGAAGTTGTCGCCCGCCTGATCCATAAATACTCCCCGCGGGCGCATCGCACATTCCTGAAGGTCAACTGCGCCGCCGTTCCCGCCGACCTGCTGGAGAGCGAACTGTTCGGTTACGAACCCGGGGCTTTCACCGGCGCCACTCACTCAAAGCCGGGCAAATTCGAGCTCTGCAACAAAGGCACGATCCTGTTGGACGAAATCGGAGAGATGCCTCCCCAACTCCAGGCCAAACTCCTGCACGTTCTGCAGGACCAGCAGTTCTCGCGGCTGGGCAGCCGCACGGTGATCAAGGTAGATGTGCGCATTCTCGCTGCCACTAACATCGATATCCCGACGGCCATTGCCGACAAGAAACTGCGCGAAGATCTTTTCTACCGTCTCAACGGCTTCACCATCAATCTTCCGCCGCTCCGCAATCGCCGGGAGGAAATCGGCCTGCTGTTGAAACACTTCATCAGCCAGGTGGCGGAGCATTATGGACGCGCGCCGCTGCCGGTCACACCCCATCTACTCGAAGCCTGCGAGCAATATCACTGGCCGGGTAACTTGCGCGAGCTGGGCAATTTCGTGAAGCGCTACCTGATTCTTGCCGACGAAGAGATGGCCATCGCAGAGCTACAAATGGCGAGTGCTGTCGACAAGTCCAGCATGGGCGAGGTCGGTTCCTCTTCACGGGACGGCCTGAAGGGAATCGTCCGCGGAGTAAAGGACGAAGCGGAAATCGAAGCTATCACCAAGGCCCTGGAACAAACCAACTGGAATCGCAAAAAGGCCGCCCTGCTGCTGAAGATCAGCTACAAAGCTCTGCTCTACAAAATCCGCCAATACGACATCCAGCGCGTGGGTTCATCGGTCAACTAG
- a CDS encoding HAMP domain-containing sensor histidine kinase, with protein MANAQPNAAVRVETTPGLEVSPSVCPSLPDPEISATDTPPLDLRQAYEELRVQYQRCSAALATAAHDLRTPLAVVSGYIELLISGKLGSLNEKQQRVLEDMQVSGIRLQRLVTDFLTFASLQTGAVNLRLEPQDINACLQELSGFWLPRFQEKGVAFYFLSNPIIEPFPFDYDKIQRVVSNLLENALKFTQTGGTVWLHAEPQLWERRSSHKPHPDFQERRKRTVLTANAVRVSVSDTGPGISPEYHQEIFGEFFQVPASGADDLGMGLGLAIARRLVQAHGGKIWVESEPNCGCKFSFLLPLKRD; from the coding sequence ATGGCGAACGCTCAACCAAATGCCGCAGTGCGTGTAGAGACCACTCCCGGGCTCGAGGTTTCTCCTTCTGTTTGCCCGTCATTGCCTGATCCTGAGATCTCCGCAACCGATACTCCTCCCCTGGACTTGCGCCAAGCCTATGAAGAATTGCGAGTGCAATACCAGCGTTGCTCCGCGGCTCTGGCCACTGCTGCTCACGATCTGCGCACCCCCTTGGCTGTGGTTTCCGGATACATCGAACTGCTCATCAGCGGCAAGCTCGGCTCGCTCAATGAGAAACAACAGCGCGTGCTGGAGGACATGCAGGTCAGTGGCATACGTTTGCAGCGCCTGGTGACTGACTTTCTCACCTTCGCTTCCTTGCAGACCGGCGCCGTAAACCTCCGCCTCGAACCCCAGGACATCAACGCCTGCCTGCAGGAACTCAGCGGATTCTGGCTGCCCCGCTTTCAAGAAAAGGGAGTGGCCTTCTATTTTCTTTCCAATCCCATCATCGAGCCCTTCCCTTTCGACTACGACAAGATTCAGCGCGTGGTGTCCAATCTTCTCGAAAATGCCCTCAAGTTCACGCAAACCGGCGGGACCGTCTGGCTGCACGCCGAGCCACAACTCTGGGAACGGCGCAGCAGTCACAAACCGCACCCCGATTTTCAGGAGCGCCGCAAGCGCACCGTCCTCACCGCCAATGCCGTGCGCGTGAGCGTATCCGATACTGGCCCGGGTATTTCCCCGGAATATCACCAGGAAATCTTTGGCGAGTTCTTTCAAGTGCCGGCTTCAGGCGCCGATGATCTCGGTATGGGTCTCGGGTTAGCTATTGCGCGCCGCCTGGTGCAGGCCCATGGTGGAAAAATCTGGGTGGAGAGCGAGCCCAATTGCGGCTGCAAATTTTCCTTTCTTCTCCCCTTGAAGCGCGACTAG
- a CDS encoding PilZ domain-containing protein produces the protein MSSPAKGVERRKYQRLPLSIPVFVRGTDENGKEFLEFATALNISAGGILLATRRSLPKSASLSLEIPVAPLPADSFSAQSIRSLKARLVRITHGERYHLMGLKFNRAIPS, from the coding sequence ATGTCAAGCCCTGCTAAAGGTGTCGAAAGACGCAAGTACCAGCGTCTGCCCTTGTCAATCCCGGTCTTCGTCCGCGGCACCGACGAGAACGGCAAGGAATTCCTTGAGTTCGCTACGGCGCTGAATATAAGCGCTGGAGGAATACTGCTAGCGACTCGCCGAAGTCTTCCAAAATCAGCGAGTTTATCGCTGGAGATTCCGGTGGCGCCGCTGCCTGCCGATAGCTTTTCCGCCCAATCCATCCGCAGCCTCAAGGCGCGGTTGGTGCGCATAACCCACGGTGAGCGATACCACCTGATGGGGCTGAAATTTAATCGGGCCATCCCCTCTTAA